The Prunus persica cultivar Lovell chromosome G8, Prunus_persica_NCBIv2, whole genome shotgun sequence genome includes a region encoding these proteins:
- the LOC18768511 gene encoding uncharacterized protein At5g48480, translating to MAQQDVQNGEGEKIAPAVEIKAVLTQLVVPKADDAVKFYKAAFGAVELERSTHPKRKAEQERPFILSAQLKLGSSTFLVSDNTEDSGEPVNVVGSGAIALWLETPDIGAAVAKAVLAGAVSEGEITTGVFSDPDQPVGKVRDPFGFLWFFTSPVAKKAAAESEAPITV from the exons ATGGCACAGCAAGACGTCCAGAACGGAGAAGGAGAGAAGATTGCGCCAGCTGTTGAGATCAAGGCTGTGCTGACTCAGCTGGTGGTTCCCAAGGCCGACGACGCTGTTAAGTTCTACAAGGCTGCTTTCGGTGCTGTGGAGCTCGAGCGCTCAACTCACCCCAAGCGTAAGGCGGAGCAAGAGCGCCCGTTTATCCTCTCTGCTCAGCTCAAACTCGGCTCCTCCACATTTCTCGTCTCTGACAACACTGAAGACTCCGGCGAGCC CGTGAATGTTGTGGGTTCTGGTGCCATTGCTCTCTGGCTTGAGACGCCTGACATCGGAGCTGCTGTAGCCAAGGCGGTGCTGGCCGGAGCTGTCTCTGAGGGAGAGATAACAACTGGCGTTTTCTCTGACCCGGACCAGCCTGTGGGGAAGGTCAGGGACCCTTTCGGCTTTCTCTGGTTCTTCACCAGCCCGGTTGCCAAGAAGGCCGCAGCTGAGTCGGAAGCTCCCATAACCGTCTGA